Proteins co-encoded in one Holophagales bacterium genomic window:
- the rpmJ gene encoding 50S ribosomal protein L36 codes for MKVRASVKKICTKCKVIRRAGVVRVICENPKHKQRQG; via the coding sequence ATGAAAGTCCGCGCGTCCGTTAAGAAGATCTGCACGAAATGCAAGGTGATCCGCCGGGCCGGGGTCGTCCGAGTCATCTGCGAGAACCCCAAGCACAAGCAGCGTCAGGGTTAG
- the map gene encoding type I methionyl aminopeptidase yields the protein MITCKGRTELLKMERATRIVQETLADCVAACRPGVTTEEIDRIAADGIRRRGGKAAFPGYRGYPKTICSSVNEEVVHGIPTPKRKLRDGDIVGLDLGVIVEGYFGDAARTAVVGDVPAPVRDLVQDTWRALVAGVSAVRVGGRIGDIGAAVEAVAKAKGYGVVREYVGHGIGTSLHEEPQVPNYGPGGKGETIREGMTLAIEPMFNLGTAKVRLGPDGWTVRTVDGKPSAHFEHTVVATIDGPVVLGFGRFSAEGLVSGVPDETEYPVSAAPPRGEPAAPGEARAY from the coding sequence ATGATTACCTGCAAGGGACGGACGGAGCTCCTCAAGATGGAGCGCGCGACGAGGATCGTCCAGGAGACCCTGGCGGACTGCGTTGCGGCCTGTCGTCCCGGCGTGACCACGGAGGAGATCGACCGGATCGCCGCGGACGGCATCCGCCGGCGGGGCGGAAAGGCCGCCTTCCCGGGCTATCGCGGGTACCCGAAGACGATCTGCTCCTCGGTGAACGAGGAGGTCGTCCACGGCATTCCGACGCCGAAGCGAAAGCTCCGCGACGGTGACATCGTCGGTCTCGACCTCGGCGTGATCGTCGAAGGCTACTTCGGGGACGCGGCGCGGACCGCCGTCGTCGGCGACGTGCCCGCGCCGGTCCGCGATCTCGTGCAGGACACCTGGCGCGCTCTCGTCGCCGGCGTCTCCGCCGTGCGGGTGGGGGGACGGATCGGCGACATCGGCGCCGCCGTCGAGGCGGTCGCGAAGGCGAAGGGCTACGGAGTCGTTCGCGAGTACGTCGGCCACGGCATCGGGACGTCCCTTCACGAGGAGCCGCAGGTCCCGAATTACGGTCCCGGGGGAAAGGGTGAGACCATCCGCGAGGGGATGACCCTCGCGATCGAGCCGATGTTCAACCTCGGGACCGCGAAGGTCCGCCTCGGCCCCGACGGCTGGACGGTCCGGACGGTCGACGGAAAGCCCTCCGCACACTTCGAACATACCGTGGTCGCGACCATAGACGGGCCGGTCGTCCTCGGTTTCGGCCGGTTCTCGGCCGAGGGTCTCGTCTCCGGAGTCCCGGACGAGACGGAATATCCGGTCTCCGCGGCACCGCCGCGAGGGGAACCGGCAGCTCCGGGCGAAGCCCGGGCTTATTGA
- the infA gene encoding translation initiation factor IF-1: MSKEDAIEVTATVIEPLPNAMFKVELENKHQVLAHISGKMRKHFIRILPGDKVLVELSPYDLNRGRIIYRYK, from the coding sequence ATGTCTAAGGAAGACGCCATCGAGGTGACCGCTACGGTCATCGAGCCCCTGCCGAACGCGATGTTCAAGGTAGAGCTCGAGAACAAGCACCAGGTCCTGGCCCACATCTCGGGAAAGATGCGGAAGCACTTCATCCGGATCCTGCCGGGCGACAAGGTGCTCGTAGAGCTTTCTCCCTACGACCTGAACCGGGGTCGCATCATCTACCGGTACAAGTAG
- a CDS encoding adenylate kinase yields MPVDVIFFGPPGSGKGTQAVRLSSTLGIPQISTGDLLRSNVVRGTELGKIAKPIMESGALVPDDLVIRMLKERVEEPDAATGALFDGFPRTVPQAFALDALLQEEGRAVGVVLFIDVSDPVIVERLVRRSVIEGRTDDTPETVSSRLKVFREKTEPLAEFYRKRNLFHRVDGDRPVEAVAADVLAAVNHAAGRKLG; encoded by the coding sequence GTGCCAGTCGACGTGATCTTTTTCGGCCCTCCAGGGTCCGGCAAGGGGACGCAGGCGGTGCGCCTGTCGTCCACGCTCGGGATCCCGCAGATCTCGACGGGGGATCTCCTCCGCTCGAACGTCGTGCGGGGGACCGAGCTCGGGAAGATCGCGAAGCCGATCATGGAATCCGGCGCCCTCGTGCCGGACGATCTCGTCATCCGGATGCTCAAGGAGCGCGTCGAGGAGCCTGACGCGGCGACCGGCGCGCTCTTCGACGGTTTTCCGCGGACGGTGCCGCAGGCCTTCGCGCTCGACGCGCTGCTCCAGGAAGAGGGCCGGGCTGTGGGGGTCGTCCTCTTCATAGACGTGTCCGACCCGGTCATCGTCGAGCGCCTCGTCCGCAGGTCCGTCATCGAGGGACGGACGGACGACACGCCGGAGACCGTTTCCTCGCGCCTGAAGGTCTTCAGGGAGAAGACGGAGCCTCTCGCCGAGTTCTATCGAAAGAGGAACCTCTTTCACCGGGTCGACGGCGATCGGCCGGTCGAGGCCGTGGCGGCGGATGTCCTCGCCGCCGTCAACCACGCCGCCGGCAGGAAGCTGGGATGA
- the secY gene encoding preprotein translocase subunit SecY has protein sequence MLESFRNIFAVPDLRKRVLFTFGLLAIYRVGAHIPTPGLDAQALEEFFKASAGGLLGFLDMFSGGALRRLSVFALGITPYITASIILQLLTVVWPYLEKLSKEGEMGRRKITQYTRYGTVVLSVVQGAGIALWLWGSSTPTGKFLVLRDPTSESGKLAFVLMAILTLTTGTAFVMWLGEQMTERGIGNGISLIIFAGIVVGLPTAVWQSFRQIQRGQMSLFTALLLVFFMLAVVAIIVFVERAQRRIPVQYAKRVVGRRVYGGQNTYLPLRVNTGGVIPIIFAVSIIQFPQYLASAFKSDFMKKLADQLAMGQPLYNLFYALAIIFFCYFYISIIFNPTDTAENMRKYGGFIPGIRPGKATSDYIDNVLTRITLIGALYLTIVALIPEFLLMGFKVQSIPGIGPWLDSNLPNFITQGLGVPFYFGGTSLLIVVGVAMDTVQQIESQLVMRNYDGFLKKGRIRGRRG, from the coding sequence ATCCTCGAGTCCTTCCGGAACATCTTCGCGGTCCCGGACCTCAGGAAGAGAGTCCTGTTCACTTTCGGGCTGCTGGCGATCTACCGGGTCGGCGCGCACATCCCGACGCCCGGGCTCGATGCCCAGGCGCTCGAGGAGTTTTTCAAGGCGAGCGCCGGCGGGCTCCTCGGGTTCCTGGACATGTTCTCGGGGGGCGCGCTCCGCCGCCTTTCTGTTTTCGCTCTCGGCATCACGCCCTACATCACGGCGTCGATCATCCTGCAGCTCCTGACGGTCGTCTGGCCCTACCTCGAGAAGCTCTCGAAGGAAGGGGAGATGGGCCGGCGGAAGATCACCCAGTACACGCGCTACGGGACCGTCGTCCTGTCCGTCGTCCAGGGGGCGGGAATCGCCCTCTGGCTGTGGGGCTCGTCGACGCCGACCGGCAAGTTCCTCGTCCTGCGCGACCCGACCTCTGAAAGCGGAAAGCTCGCCTTCGTCCTGATGGCGATCCTCACGCTCACCACCGGTACGGCCTTCGTGATGTGGCTCGGCGAGCAGATGACCGAGCGGGGGATCGGCAACGGTATCTCCCTCATCATCTTCGCGGGCATCGTCGTCGGCCTGCCGACGGCCGTCTGGCAGTCGTTCCGGCAGATCCAGCGCGGGCAGATGTCGCTCTTCACGGCGCTGCTGCTGGTCTTCTTCATGCTCGCCGTCGTGGCGATCATCGTCTTCGTGGAGCGAGCCCAGCGGCGCATCCCGGTCCAGTACGCCAAGCGGGTCGTCGGCCGGCGCGTCTACGGCGGGCAGAACACCTACCTGCCCCTCCGGGTGAACACGGGCGGCGTCATCCCCATCATCTTCGCCGTCTCGATCATCCAGTTCCCGCAGTACCTCGCCTCCGCGTTCAAGAGCGATTTCATGAAGAAGCTGGCGGACCAGCTCGCCATGGGGCAGCCGCTGTACAACCTCTTCTACGCGCTCGCCATCATCTTCTTCTGCTACTTCTACATCTCGATCATCTTCAACCCGACGGACACCGCGGAGAACATGCGGAAGTACGGCGGGTTCATCCCCGGCATCCGGCCGGGCAAGGCGACGTCGGACTACATCGACAACGTCCTGACGCGCATCACCCTCATCGGGGCTCTCTACCTCACGATCGTCGCGCTGATTCCCGAGTTCCTGCTCATGGGCTTCAAGGTCCAGAGCATCCCGGGGATCGGACCGTGGCTCGACTCGAACCTGCCGAACTTCATCACCCAGGGCCTGGGCGTGCCGTTCTACTTCGGAGGCACGTCGCTTCTCATCGTCGTGGGGGTTGCGATGGACACCGTGCAGCAGATCGAATCCCAGCTCGTGATGCGGAACTACGACGGATTCCTCAAGAAGGGCCGCATCCGGGGGCGTCGGGGCTAA
- a CDS encoding response regulator, which yields MENPEHLRGLRILVVDDEPYILKILVFKLRTAGLVPIEAPTGEDALHAALSERPDAVLLDVSLSPGLSGFDVLGRLKEDPRTASIPVIVLTARSHPDERSTALRLGAARFLTKPFSTNALLVELEGVLTAARGAVSAGPPSADGGPPGEPV from the coding sequence GTGGAAAACCCCGAGCACCTTCGCGGACTCCGGATCCTCGTCGTCGACGACGAGCCCTATATCCTGAAGATCCTCGTCTTCAAGCTGCGAACGGCGGGGCTCGTCCCGATCGAGGCTCCGACAGGGGAGGACGCCCTGCACGCCGCCCTCTCCGAACGCCCCGACGCCGTCCTTCTCGACGTGTCCCTCTCGCCCGGCCTATCGGGATTCGACGTCCTCGGACGACTGAAGGAGGATCCGAGAACCGCCTCGATCCCCGTCATCGTCCTGACGGCCCGATCCCACCCGGACGAACGGTCGACGGCACTCCGCCTCGGCGCCGCACGCTTCCTGACGAAACCCTTCTCGACGAATGCGCTCCTCGTGGAGCTGGAGGGGGTCCTCACCGCCGCGCGAGGGGCGGTGTCGGCGGGCCCTCCGTCCGCAGACGGAGGGCCGCCGGGAGAACCGGTCTAG
- a CDS encoding 50S ribosomal protein L18 yields the protein MNRAQARVEARERIHERIRQKVEGTSERPRLAVRRTLKYIYAQLIDDASGHTVAQASSREAGVLGGRKSAAGKAAAVSVGALIAERAKEKGVVAVVFDRGGHLYHGNVKALADSAREKGLKF from the coding sequence ATGAACAGGGCTCAGGCACGCGTCGAGGCGCGCGAGAGGATCCACGAGAGGATCCGCCAAAAGGTCGAAGGGACTTCCGAGAGGCCCCGGCTGGCCGTCCGCAGGACGTTGAAGTACATCTACGCGCAGCTCATCGACGATGCGTCCGGTCACACGGTCGCGCAGGCCAGCTCCCGCGAGGCGGGCGTCCTCGGCGGGCGGAAGAGCGCCGCGGGCAAGGCGGCGGCGGTTTCCGTCGGCGCGCTCATCGCCGAGCGAGCGAAGGAGAAGGGTGTCGTCGCGGTCGTGTTCGACCGGGGCGGGCACCTCTACCATGGCAACGTCAAGGCTCTCGCCGACTCCGCGCGCGAGAAGGGGTTGAAGTTTTGA
- the rplQ gene encoding 50S ribosomal protein L17 produces the protein MQHNRAGRKLGRTSAHRKALFRNQLTSLFLHERIQTTISKAKELRPLAEKLVTLGKRGGLHARRLALRDVTQDAAKRLFDEIAPRFATRPGGYTRILKLGQRQGDAAEKAIIEFVDFDFAQRRAEKKAADKAVTEKKESLLDKARRLVTGKGTTDKEAGKADESTDASGEKKPAKKAAPKGAKPAKDSATKGPKTPRAKVEKKGGSTTRTPRKAGGA, from the coding sequence ATGCAGCACAACAGGGCCGGACGCAAGCTGGGGCGGACCAGCGCGCACCGAAAGGCCCTCTTCCGCAATCAGCTGACGTCCCTCTTCCTGCACGAGCGGATCCAGACGACGATCTCGAAGGCCAAGGAGCTCCGGCCCCTCGCCGAGAAGCTCGTCACCCTCGGGAAGAGGGGCGGACTCCACGCCCGCCGCCTCGCACTGCGCGACGTGACCCAGGATGCGGCCAAGCGGCTCTTCGACGAGATCGCCCCTCGCTTCGCGACGCGTCCGGGCGGCTACACGAGGATCCTCAAGCTCGGCCAGCGCCAGGGCGACGCCGCCGAGAAGGCGATCATCGAGTTCGTGGACTTCGACTTCGCCCAGCGCCGGGCGGAGAAAAAGGCTGCCGACAAGGCCGTGACCGAGAAGAAGGAGTCGCTCCTCGACAAGGCGCGGCGCCTCGTCACCGGCAAGGGCACGACCGACAAGGAAGCCGGCAAGGCCGACGAGTCGACCGATGCGTCCGGTGAGAAGAAGCCCGCGAAGAAGGCCGCCCCGAAGGGGGCCAAACCCGCCAAGGACTCCGCGACGAAGGGCCCGAAGACCCCGAGGGCCAAGGTGGAGAAGAAGGGCGGATCCACGACTCGCACCCCGCGCAAGGCGGGAGGCGCCTAG
- the rplO gene encoding 50S ribosomal protein L15 → MAHGLHTLGPRKGATSSRKRVGRGPGSGLGKTSGKGHKGQQSRSGYSGQLGREGGQMPLHRRLPKRGFKNIFRKEWNTVPVEALERVFAAGATVDAESLGKAGLLHRKGAEVKVLGTGDLKKALTVVAHQFTAGARKKIEAAGGRCEEVPA, encoded by the coding sequence ATGGCTCACGGACTCCACACACTCGGTCCCCGCAAGGGGGCGACGTCGTCGCGCAAGCGCGTCGGCCGCGGTCCCGGTTCCGGCCTGGGCAAGACCTCGGGCAAGGGCCACAAGGGGCAGCAGTCCCGCAGCGGCTATTCCGGCCAGCTCGGGCGCGAGGGCGGCCAGATGCCGCTCCATCGCCGCCTGCCCAAGCGCGGGTTCAAGAACATCTTCCGCAAGGAATGGAACACCGTCCCCGTCGAGGCGCTCGAGCGCGTCTTCGCCGCCGGCGCCACGGTCGACGCCGAGTCCCTCGGCAAGGCCGGCCTCCTCCACCGCAAGGGCGCGGAGGTGAAGGTCCTCGGCACGGGCGACCTCAAGAAGGCGCTCACGGTCGTCGCCCACCAGTTCACGGCCGGGGCGCGCAAGAAGATCGAAGCGGCCGGGGGCCGTTGCGAGGAAGTCCCCGCGTGA
- a CDS encoding DNA-directed RNA polymerase subunit alpha — MMWKGFQRPNRLEVDEESGNYGRFTAQPLERGWGTTVGNALRRVLLSSIEGAAITAVKIDGVEHEFTAMAGVVEDVTDVILNLKSLAIRMHEDGPRTIVLDAKSKGAVTADAFEDDAQVEILNPEAPIATLADGGRLRLEATVTKGRGYVPADRNFDAEAPIGTIPLDSAHSPVRRVNYHVEAARVGQATDYDKLVLEVWTNGTMTPRDSVGLAAVLLREHLAIFVNLETDEGGPATGPEIPQSELDALLDTNVEELELSVRSANCLKNAGIRSLRELVQKTEKEMLETKNFGRKSLNEIKEILREKGLAFGMKLEAPTSAGR; from the coding sequence ATGATGTGGAAGGGCTTCCAGCGACCGAACCGCCTCGAGGTGGACGAGGAGTCGGGGAACTATGGCCGGTTCACCGCCCAGCCGCTCGAGCGTGGCTGGGGAACGACGGTCGGCAACGCGCTGCGGCGCGTTCTCCTCTCGTCGATCGAGGGAGCGGCGATCACCGCCGTGAAGATCGACGGCGTCGAGCACGAGTTCACGGCGATGGCGGGCGTCGTCGAGGACGTGACCGACGTCATCCTGAACCTCAAGAGCCTCGCCATCCGGATGCACGAGGACGGGCCCCGCACGATCGTCCTCGACGCGAAGTCGAAGGGCGCCGTGACGGCCGACGCCTTCGAGGATGACGCGCAGGTCGAGATCCTGAACCCCGAGGCGCCGATCGCGACGCTCGCCGACGGAGGCCGCCTCCGTCTCGAGGCGACGGTCACGAAGGGCCGGGGCTACGTTCCGGCCGACCGGAACTTCGACGCCGAGGCCCCGATCGGCACCATCCCGCTCGACTCGGCGCACTCGCCGGTCCGCCGCGTGAACTACCACGTCGAGGCGGCCCGCGTCGGCCAGGCGACGGACTACGACAAGCTCGTCCTCGAGGTCTGGACGAACGGCACGATGACCCCGCGGGATTCCGTCGGGCTCGCCGCCGTCCTGCTCCGCGAGCACCTCGCCATCTTCGTGAACCTCGAGACGGACGAGGGCGGGCCCGCGACCGGGCCCGAGATTCCCCAGAGCGAGCTCGACGCCCTTCTCGACACGAACGTCGAGGAGCTGGAGCTCTCCGTCCGCAGCGCGAACTGCCTGAAGAACGCCGGCATCCGGAGCCTTCGCGAGCTCGTCCAGAAGACCGAGAAGGAAATGCTCGAGACGAAGAACTTCGGGCGGAAGAGCCTGAACGAGATCAAGGAAATCCTGCGCGAGAAGGGGCTCGCCTTCGGCATGAAGCTCGAAGCCCCCACGAGCGCGGGACGCTGA
- the rpsE gene encoding 30S ribosomal protein S5: MIDHVVHINRVTKVVKGGKNFSFSALVIVGDGKGRVGYGAGKAKEVPTAIKKGIEMAKKTMISVTLKGKTIPHAVTGHYGAGRVFLKPASEGTGVIAGGAVRAILEAVGVQNILTKSLGTTNPHNVVKATFDALRNLHLAQAIFKARGRTTGAAAEAAAPVVVAEPAPEAVAETK; the protein is encoded by the coding sequence CTGATCGACCACGTCGTGCACATCAACCGTGTCACGAAGGTCGTCAAGGGCGGTAAGAACTTCTCGTTCTCCGCGCTGGTGATCGTCGGCGACGGCAAGGGCCGCGTCGGCTACGGCGCCGGGAAGGCGAAGGAAGTCCCCACGGCCATCAAGAAGGGGATCGAGATGGCCAAGAAGACCATGATCTCGGTCACCCTGAAGGGCAAGACCATCCCCCACGCCGTCACCGGGCACTACGGTGCGGGACGGGTCTTCCTCAAGCCGGCCTCGGAAGGCACCGGCGTCATCGCCGGCGGCGCCGTCCGCGCCATCCTGGAGGCCGTGGGCGTCCAGAACATCCTCACGAAGTCGCTCGGGACGACGAATCCCCACAACGTGGTGAAGGCGACGTTCGACGCGCTTCGGAACCTCCACCTGGCCCAGGCGATCTTCAAGGCCCGCGGCCGGACGACCGGCGCGGCGGCCGAGGCGGCCGCCCCGGTCGTGGTCGCCGAGCCGGCCCCGGAGGCCGTGGCGGAGACCAAGTGA
- the rpsD gene encoding 30S ribosomal protein S4, protein MARYHDSVCRLCRREAMKLFLKGDRCFTNKCAIERRNFPPGQHGRRRSKILGYGIQLREKQKLKRFYGLLEGQFRLTFERAERMRGVTGENLLSLLERRLDNVVHRLGFAASRQQARQLVRHGHVAINGRKVDVPSFTVGAGAVVSIKEKSRSNPGVVASVDSAKGRGVPAWLDLAAAEFKGTVRALPRREDVSLQVNEKLIVELYSK, encoded by the coding sequence GTGGCGCGTTATCACGATTCCGTTTGCCGGCTCTGCCGGCGTGAGGCCATGAAGCTCTTCCTGAAGGGCGATCGCTGCTTCACGAACAAGTGCGCCATCGAGCGCCGCAACTTCCCGCCCGGCCAGCACGGCCGGAGGCGATCCAAGATCCTCGGCTACGGCATCCAGCTGCGCGAGAAGCAGAAGCTCAAGAGGTTCTACGGGCTGCTCGAGGGGCAGTTCCGTCTGACCTTCGAGAGGGCCGAGCGGATGCGCGGCGTCACGGGCGAGAACCTCCTCTCCCTGCTCGAGCGCCGTCTCGACAACGTCGTCCACCGGCTCGGCTTCGCCGCGTCCCGGCAGCAGGCGCGCCAGCTCGTCCGGCACGGCCACGTCGCCATCAACGGGCGCAAGGTCGACGTCCCGAGCTTCACCGTAGGCGCGGGCGCCGTCGTCTCCATCAAGGAGAAGAGCCGCTCGAACCCGGGAGTCGTCGCATCCGTCGACTCGGCCAAGGGTCGTGGCGTCCCGGCGTGGCTCGACCTCGCCGCCGCCGAGTTCAAGGGTACCGTCAGGGCGCTCCCGCGCCGCGAGGACGTTTCCCTGCAGGTCAACGAGAAGCTCATCGTCGAGCTCTACAGCAAGTGA
- the rpsK gene encoding 30S ribosomal protein S11: MAAADAKGRKKGPKKEKKNVPHAVATVQASFNNTIVAITDPSGNVLAWSSAGRIGFKGSRKGTPFAAQLAAGNAAQLAKEHGVRTLDVRVQGPGAGRESAIRALAAAGLDIRSIKDATPIPHNGCRPRKRRRV, translated from the coding sequence ATGGCTGCCGCTGACGCCAAGGGCCGCAAGAAGGGCCCCAAGAAAGAAAAGAAGAACGTTCCGCACGCCGTGGCGACGGTCCAGGCGTCGTTCAACAACACGATCGTGGCGATCACCGACCCTTCCGGGAACGTGCTCGCGTGGTCTTCCGCCGGCCGGATCGGCTTCAAGGGCTCGCGCAAGGGCACGCCGTTCGCGGCTCAGCTCGCGGCGGGCAACGCGGCCCAGCTGGCGAAGGAGCACGGCGTCCGCACGCTGGACGTGCGCGTCCAGGGCCCCGGCGCGGGGCGCGAGAGCGCGATTCGGGCGCTGGCCGCGGCCGGGCTCGACATCCGCTCCATCAAGGACGCCACCCCGATCCCCCACAACGGCTGCCGGCCACGCAAGCGGCGCCGCGTCTAG
- the rpsM gene encoding 30S ribosomal protein S13 gives MARIAGVDLPPNKRVEIGLTYIFGIGRPSAKKILKDTGVGLDTRVKDLSEDEVTKIRKKIQDEMRVEGDLRKETAQDIKRLMDIGCYRGLRHRRGLPVRGQRTHTNARTRKGPRRGAVAGKKKATKK, from the coding sequence ATGGCTCGTATCGCCGGCGTCGATCTCCCCCCGAACAAGCGCGTCGAGATCGGTCTCACCTACATCTTCGGGATCGGCCGCCCGTCGGCGAAGAAGATCCTGAAGGACACGGGGGTGGGCCTCGACACGCGGGTGAAGGACCTTTCTGAAGACGAGGTCACGAAGATCCGCAAGAAGATCCAGGACGAGATGAGGGTCGAGGGCGACCTCCGCAAGGAGACGGCCCAGGACATCAAGCGTCTGATGGACATCGGCTGCTACCGCGGGCTCAGGCACCGCCGTGGCCTGCCCGTGCGCGGTCAGAGGACGCACACCAACGCCCGGACTCGGAAAGGCCCGCGGCGCGGCGCCGTGGCCGGCAAGAAGAAGGCTACGAAGAAGTAA
- the acpS gene encoding holo-ACP synthase, protein MTPDASPRAALLASAYPHGRHVLGLGVDLCEIDRIEEALARHGQRFLERVCVSGEVRHPLDSRRIGEHVAGLFAAKEAAMKALGTGMRGVAFREIAVTRDPGGPPRLVLLGRARAHADALGVASAHVTITHGRREAVAVVLLLGDR, encoded by the coding sequence ATGACGCCCGACGCTTCGCCGCGTGCCGCGCTTCTCGCCTCCGCATACCCCCACGGTCGTCATGTCCTGGGCCTGGGTGTCGACCTCTGCGAGATCGACCGGATCGAGGAGGCGCTCGCCCGCCATGGGCAGAGGTTCCTCGAGCGGGTTTGCGTCTCTGGCGAAGTGCGGCACCCTCTCGATTCACGCCGGATCGGTGAGCACGTCGCCGGCCTGTTCGCGGCGAAAGAGGCTGCCATGAAGGCCCTGGGAACGGGGATGCGGGGGGTCGCGTTCCGGGAGATCGCCGTGACGCGCGATCCGGGAGGCCCGCCACGGCTCGTCCTCCTCGGCCGCGCTCGCGCCCACGCAGACGCCCTCGGGGTCGCCTCTGCGCACGTCACGATCACCCACGGCCGGCGGGAGGCCGTCGCGGTGGTCCTTCTCCTCGGAGACCGGTAG
- the rpmD gene encoding 50S ribosomal protein L30 has product MAEKEKSSKKTVDALLTEVASAAGVPKKAAKTPSAPPPPAKPAPPAVPSPASPAAAPKTIRIRQIRSGICTPVDQKQALKGLGLRRIRHEVVRPDTPAIRGQILKVRHLVEVVGE; this is encoded by the coding sequence ATGGCCGAGAAAGAGAAGAGCTCGAAGAAGACCGTCGACGCCCTCCTGACGGAGGTCGCCTCGGCGGCCGGCGTACCGAAGAAGGCGGCGAAGACGCCCAGCGCCCCGCCGCCGCCGGCCAAGCCCGCCCCTCCGGCGGTGCCCAGCCCGGCCTCCCCGGCCGCCGCGCCGAAGACGATCCGGATCCGGCAGATCCGCTCCGGCATCTGCACCCCGGTCGACCAGAAGCAGGCCCTCAAGGGCCTCGGCCTCCGGCGGATCCGCCACGAGGTCGTGAGGCCCGACACGCCCGCCATCCGCGGGCAGATCCTCAAGGTCCGCCACCTCGTCGAGGTCGTGGGCGAGTAG